A stretch of Fusarium poae strain DAOMC 252244 chromosome 2, whole genome shotgun sequence DNA encodes these proteins:
- a CDS encoding hypothetical protein (SECRETED:SignalP(1-25)~BUSCO:4762at5125~CAZy:GH3) has translation MTVVKVAAITLVNFAILGSGAPAKGSDGFIAAPYYPAPYGGWVEDWADSYARAKKLVDSMTLAEKTNITSGTGIYMGIPCNGNSGSADRVGFPQLCLNDAANGVRQADNVTVFPDGITAGATFDKKLIYERGVAIGKEARGKGVNIWLGPSVGPIGRKPKGGRNWEGFGSDPAIQAIGARETIKGVQEQGVISTIKHLIGNEQEMYRRQTTDVVSPAYSANIDDRTMHELYLWPFAEAVRTGVGATMTAYNRVNGTMSSEHSYLINALLKDELGFQGFVMTDWLSQITGVASAIAGMDMSMPGDPVIPLLGRSLWMYEMTRATLNGSVPMERLNDMATRIIATWYKFGQDQDFPKLNFDTNTYDAVGPLYPGAWPNSPTGVVNKFVQVQEDHDVIARQVAQEAITMLKNDGNLLPLSKKSPLKVFGTGAQTNPDGANACADRNCNKGTLGQGWGSGTVDYMYLDDPIGAIKKEADDVAFYNTDKFPSVPSATDDDVAIVFVTSDAGENTYTVEGNHGDRDADKLNVWHGGDALIKAAAEKYKNVVVVIHTVGPVLLEQWHDLPSVKAVLVAHLPGQEAGKSLTNILFGDASPCGHLPYSITKREDDMPESVVKLIDSGFIDPPPDTYSEGLYIDYRWLNKEKTRPRYAFGHGLSYTNFTYSNATIKRMTTLTQYPPKRSAKGDVLEYSQDIPDYKEAIMPSNFKTVWRYLYSWLSESDAKKAVEAAGKSKYPYPDGYSTKQKTAIPPAGGAQGGNPALWDEAYTISVRVTNSGAKFAGKASVQAYVQFPESAGYETPVIQLRDFEKTGIIEPGESETVQLTLTRKDLSVWDVEAQDWLVPKPDGEYRVWLGGASDALDVVCYTDDLSCNNDVDGPVSYD, from the exons ATGACTGTCGTCAAAGTAGCTGCTATCACTCTGGTCAACTTTGCCATCCTGGGCTCAGGCGCACCAGCCAAAGGTTCAGATGGCTTCATCGCTGCACCATACTACCCAGCACCTTATGGTGGATGGGTAGAAGATTGGGCAGACAGCTACGCCAGAGCTAAGAAGCTTGTTGATTCTATGACGTTGGCTGAGAAGACAAACATCACATCTGGTACAGGCATCTATATGGGTAT TCCCTGCAATGGTAATTCCGGATCTGCTGATCGTGTCGGTTTCCCTCAGCTGTGTCTGAACGATGCAGCCAATGGTGTCCGGCAAGCTGACAACGTCACCGTGTTCCCTGATGGAATCACTGCTGGAGCAACCTTTGACAAAAAGCTGATATACGAGCGCGGTGTAGCGATCGGGAAGGAAGCGCGAGGGAAGGGCGTGAATATTTGGCTTGGTCCCTCTGTTGGTCCTATCGGCCGAAAGCCCAAGGGCGGACGTAACTGGGAGGGCTTTGGCTCTGACCCAGCTATCCAAGCCATTGGTGCTCGTGAGACCATCAAGGGTGTCCAGGAACAGGGTGTCATCTCGACTATCAAGCATCTCATCGGAAACGAGCAGGAAATGTACAGAAGACAGACCACCGATGTCGTATCCCCAGCGTATTCTGCAAATATTG ACGATCGAACTATGCACGAGCTCTACCTGTGGCCTTTTGCCGAAGCTGTTCGAACAGGTGTAGGAGCAACTATGACAGCTTACAATCGA GTCAACGGCACGATGTCCAGTGAGCATTCATATCTCATTAATGCACTACTCAAAGACGAGCTTGGATTTCAAGGCTTTGTCATGACCGATTGGCTTTCTCAAATCACTGGCGTCGCATCGGCCATTGCAGGTATGGATATGAGCATGCCCGGTGACCCAGTCATCCCGCTTCTCGGTAGGTCACTATGGATGTACGAGATGACCCGCGCCACACTCAACGGATCAGTTCCTATGGAAAGACTTAACGACATGGCCACTCGAATTATCGCGACTTGGTACAAGTTTggacaagaccaagacttTCCCAAATTGAACTTTGACACCAACACATATGATGCTGTAGGCCCTCTATACCCTGGAGCTTGGCCCAACTCACCCACCGGAGTCGTCAATAAATTCGTCCAAGTGCAAGAGGATCACGACGTGATTGCCAGACAAGTCGCCCAAGAAGCCATCACCATGCTCAAGAACGATGGCAACCTTCTGCCACTCAGCAAAAAAAGCCCTCTAAAGGTTTTTGGTACAGGTGCTCAGACCAATCCCGATGGTGCCAACGCTTGTGCCGACCGGAACTGCAACAAGGGCACGTTGGGTCAAGGCTGGGGATCAGGGACTGTTGACTACATGTACTTGGACGATCCCATCGGCGCCATCAAGAAAGAGGCTGATGATGTCGCATTCTACAACACCGATAAATTCCCTTCTGTCCCGAGTGCGACTGACGATGACGTTGCAATTGTTTTCGTGACTTCGGATGCGGGCGAGAACACATACACGGTCGAAGGTAACCATGGCGATCGGGACGCTGATAAATTGAACGTGTGGCATGGCGGAGACGCTCTCATCAAGGCTGCGGCTGAGAAATACAAGAATGTTGTTGTCGTGATACACACTGTCGGACCTGTCCTACTTGAACAGTGGCATGACTTGCCCTCGGTCAAAGCAGTTCTCGTTGCCCATCTTCCTGGACAAGAAGCTGGCAAATCTCTTACGAACATTCTCTTCGGTGATGCATCTCCCTGTGGACATTTGCCATACAGCATAACCAAAAGGGAGGATGACATGCCCGAGAGTGTGGTGAAACTTATTGACTCTGGCTTCATCGATCCACCACCCGATACCTATTCCGAAGGGTTATACATTGACTATCGTTGGCTCAACAAGGAAAAGACCCGACCTCGGTACGCTTTTGGTCACGGTCTCAGCTACACCAACTTCACGTATTCGAACGCTACCATCAAGAGAATGACTACGCTAACCCAATACCCTCCCAAAAGGTCAGCGAAAGGTGACGTTCTGGAATATTCTCAAGATATCCCCGATTACAAAGAAGCCATCATGCCAAGCAACTTCAAGACAGTTTGGCGCTACCTTTATTCTTGGCTTTCAGAGTCTGATGCAAAGAAGGCCGTTGAAGCAGCTGGAAAATCCAAATACCCTTACCCAGATGGTTACTCGACTAAACAGAAGACGGCTATTCCACCTGCAGGTGGCGCACAAGGCGGAAACCCAGCGCTCTGGGACGAAGCTTATACCATCTCAGTACGAGTCACTAACTCAGGCGCTAAATTTGCAGGAAAAGCTTCTGTTCAAGCCTACGTCCAATTTCCGGAGAGTGCCGGATACGAGACTCCTGTCATCCAACTTCGTGACTTTGAGAAGACGGGGATCATCGAGCCAGGAGAGAGTGAGACTGTGCAGTTGACTTTGACAAGAAAGGACCTGAGCGTTTGGGATGTTGAGGCGCAGGATTGGCTCGTGCCAAAGCCAGATGGAGAGTATCGGGTTTGGTTGGGCGGAGCGAGCGATGCCCTGGACGTTGTCTGCTACACTGATGATCTGAGTTGCAACAACGATGTTGATGGACCCGTATCATACGATTGA
- a CDS encoding hypothetical protein (SECRETED:SignalP(1-20)~CAZy:AA5_2~CAZy:CBM32) translates to MKSFYTLALCLGALFDGTNAIPPEEQGQMPGKFAAAPPVGSNPIDRKGWTVRCSSQAPNYPCANAIDGSKDTFWQTPYGTTNTPPPHSIVIDMKQTQYVSGLQITPRQDGNTRNWIGRHEVYLSSDGSNWGSPVAFGTYWGDKYPVITNFETKPARYLRFVALSNVNNDFPWISIVDFIVYNALKYSPPKNGVGKWGPTLDFPVIPVAGAVEPVSGKVVIWSAYRYDAFQGTNPRGGFTLTSIWDPKTNVISNRNVTNNKHDMFCPGISMDGEGQIVVTGGNDAKKTTILNPNGEWVPGPDMQIARGYQSSATTSDGRVFTIGGSWSGPRGGKNGEIYDPKARTWTSLPKCLVGPMLTKDKEGVYKADNHAWLFGWKKGSVFQAGPSTAMNWYYTTRGTQGDTKAAGTRRKNGRVDPDSMNGNCVMYDAVDGKILTYGGATSYQQAPATANAHVLAIAEPGSVAQTYLVGNNGAGNFARVFHTSVVLPDGNVFITGGQSYSNPFTDTNAQFTPEMYIPTTHEFKNQQPNTIPRTYHSMSLLLPDATVFNGGGGLCGSCKSNHFDAQIFTPQYLLDGNGNLATRPKITAVSATTAKVGSTITVTANSAIKSASLIRYGTATHTVNTDQRRIPLALTGAGTNKYSFKIPNDSGIALPGYWMLFVLNNAGVPSVASTIKVTV, encoded by the coding sequence ATGAAATCTTTCTACACCTTGGCCTTGTGCCTCGGTGCCCTCTTCGATGGCACCAACGCAATTCCACCTGAGGAGCAAGGGCAAATGCCTGGCAAATTCGCTGCTGCTCCCCCTGTAGGATCCAACCCCATTGATCGTAAAGGATGGACTGTTCGATGCTCTAGCCAAGCACCAAACTACCCCTGTGCCAATGCCATTGATGGTAGCAAGGACACATTCTGGCAAACTCCCTATGGCACAACCAACACACCACCACCTCACTCAATCGTTATTGATATGAAGCAGACTCAATACGTGAGTGGCCTGCAAATCACACCCCGCCAGGATGGCAACACTCGTAACTGGATTGGCCGTCATGAAGTTTATCTCAGCTCTGATGGCTCCAACTGGGGTTCTCCTGTTGCTTTCGGAACATACTGGGGAGACAAATATCCTGTCATTACAAATTTTGAGACAAAGCCTGCTCGATATCTTCGATTTGTCGCTCTTTCTAACGTAAACAACGACTTTCCTTGGATTTCCATCGTCGACTTTATTGTCTACAATGCTCTCAAGTACAGCCCTCCCAAGAACGGTGTTGGCAAGTGGGGGCCTACTCTTGACTTTCCTGTCATTCCCGTAGCTGGTGCCGTCGAGCCTGTATCCGGAAAGGTTGTCATCTGGTCTGCTTACCGTTATGATGCTTTCCAGGGTACTAACCCTCGTGGTGGCTTCACTCTCACCTCTATCTGGGATCCCAAGACCAATGTCATCTCTAATCGTAATGTCACCAACAACAAGCACGACATGTTCTGTCCCGGTATTTCCATGGACGGAGAGGGACAAATTGTTGTGACTGGAGGCAACGATGCTAAGAAAACAACCATCCTCAACCCCAACGGCGAGTGGGTTCCTGGCCCTGATATGCAGATTGCCCGTGGTTATCAGTCATCTGCCACTACTTCCGATGGACGTGTATTCACTATCGGTGGCTCATGGAGTGGTCCTCGTGGAGGCAAGAACGGCGAGATCTATGACCCCAAGGCCAGAACTTGGACATCCCTTCCCAAGTGTCTTGTTGGTCCTATGCTTACCAAGGATAAGGAGGGTGTCTACAAGGCTGATAACCACGCTTGGCTCTTTGGCTGGAAGAAAGGCAGTGTCTTTCAGGCCGGTCCCAGCACAGCCATGAACTGGTACTACACCACCCGAGGCACTCAAGGTGACACCAAGGCTGCTGGAACACGACGCAAGAATGGCAGAGTCGACCCAGACTCAATGAACGGCAACTGTGTCATGTACGATGCCGTTGATGGCAAGATCCTCACCTATGGAGGCGCCACTAGCTACCAGCAAGCTCCCGCTACTGCCAACGCTCATGTTCTCGCCATCGCTGAGCCGGGATCTGTTGCTCAGACATACCTCGTTGGAAACAATGGCGCTGGCAACTTTGCTCGTGTCTTCCACACCTCCGTTGTTCTTCCCGATGGCAACGTCTTCATCACTGGTGGACAATCGTACTCCAACCCTTTCACTGATACCAACGCTCAGTTCACCCCTGAGATGTACATTCCCACAACCCACGAGTTCAAGAATCAGCAACCCAACACCATTCCCCGAACCTACCACAGTATGTCTCTGCTGCTGCCAGACGCTACCGTGTTCAACGGTGGCGGTGGCCTCTGTGGCAGCTGTAAGAGCAACCACTTTGACGCTCAGATCTTCACTCCTCAGTACCTTCTTGATGGCAACGGCAACCTTGCTACCCGCCCCAAGATCACGGCTGTTTCAGCCACCACCGCCAAAGTGGGCAGCACCATCACTGTCACTGCTAACAGCGCCATCAAGAGTGCTTCGCTGATTCGTTACGGCACTGCTACGCATACCGTCAACACTGATCAACGACGTATTCCCTTGGCGCTGACGGGAGCTGGTACAAACAAGTACTCTTTCAAGATCCCTAATGACTCTGGTATCGCGCTACCAGGATACTGGATGCTTTTCGTTCTCAATAACGCCGGAGTGCCCAGCGTTGCCAGCACGATCAAGGtgacagtttaa
- a CDS encoding hypothetical protein (TransMembrane:4 (i27-48o54-72i84-107o183-205i)): protein MTTQTYHLPFYFQAVKGVDPQTSGINILPHGVTTTVATLIVGSVVTWLGYYVPFMWMGSAIFTTGAGLLYTINQGTRLAQWFGFEVLAGAGFGIVIQIPIFAVQVVLSTADIPLGTVLVIISQALGGSVGLPISQNVFQNSLRQRLEEISDIDVEAIIAVGGIDLEHIVSDQSLSYVRNSFRYGVSNAFIVSTSLAGVAFLASIGMERRKIKCKKERGIAEQD from the coding sequence ATGACTACCCAGACGTACCATTTACCCTTTTACTTCCAAGCAGTCAAAGGTGTGGACCCTCAGACTTCGGGTATAAACATCCTCCCACATGGAGTTACGACTACCGTCGCGACTCTGATTGTCGGTTCCGTCGTCACATGGCTTGGGTACTATGTTCCTTTCATGTGGATGGGCTCGGCTATCTTCACCACTGGTGCAGGACTGCTATACACTATTAACCAGGGTACACGATTGGCCCAATGGTTTGGCTTTGAGGTCCTTGCAGGTGCGGGGTTTGGTATAGTTATCCAGATTCCCATTTTTGCTGTCCAGGTGGTTTTGAGTACTGCAGACATCCCTCTAGGAACAGTTTTGGTCATAATATCTCAAGCACTTGGGGGATCTGTGGGGCTCCCTATATCCCAGAACGTGTTCCAGAACTCGCTTCGTCAAAGATTGGAAGAAATCAGCGACATTGACGTTGAAGCTATTATTGCTGTAGGTGGCATCGACTTGGAACATATCGTCTCAGACCAAAGTCTTTCCTACGTAAGGAATTCTTTCCGGTACGGTGTGTCTAACGCGTTCATTGTGTCGACGTCGCTCGCTGGTGTAGCATTCTTGGCGAGCATCGGAATGGAAAGACGGAAGATCAAGTGTAAGAAAGAGAGGGGAATTGCAGAGCAAGATTGA